The following are encoded together in the Peromyscus leucopus breed LL Stock chromosome 1, UCI_PerLeu_2.1, whole genome shotgun sequence genome:
- the Rtn3 gene encoding reticulon-3 isoform X2 yields the protein MAESSAATQSPSISSSSSGAEPSALGSGGSPGACPALGAKSCGSSCAAGGSCNHPSIPDSFPEQPALLSKETGPAEEWTVEDQEPKNQNKVPSGEDRSALALGQSKAEHICTHSLSPAELSGTSVEKDSPESPFEVIIDRATFDREFKDLYKESTNDLGGWAAPSDRESPADLLEMNDKVFPLRSKEAGRYPASALLSRQFSHTTAALEEVSRCVNDMHNFTNEILTWDLVPQAKHQSDKSSCTTKSTGLDRSEHRSEIPVINLKTNAHQKMPVCSLNGNTPITKSTDDWAEASSSPENIVGKPDKDYLSSTKEASGRDVPGSSHPHPEPPGSVPEKWVSGSEAATVGAGLPDLRDAWPSSVLGEIAEVDSSGESDDTVIEDIPADSSFETNTVLPPKPDSLPGAAAETSARDIKETLSGEAVRSEVCENSGEPSSASEVHQAQPKTTLGRSREGEEGCSQVPNAPNKVAPETTPAVTDNPTVPSAAPPSVLSDTGFPLTVKASVNLESLLGKYVEDTDGSSPEDLLAAFTGAREKGIVDKDHSGLEVVKTADFKNTLPVELLHESELDGSEIKDIKSKYSEHSTETSGGELGVHAPQGASMVSPDLEQEQLTIRAIKELGERQTEQVQTEGAAPGGKLKQAFAPQSWPQRSSNILEHIDVKTGSDLGIPRKPTIIKDTRVDPISSLSKTETVNKHVLARLLTDFSVRDLIFWRDVKKTGFVFGTTLIMLLSLAAFSVISVVSYLILALLSVTISFRVYKSVIQAVQKSEEGHPFKAYLDVDITLSSEAFHNYMNAAMVHVNRALKLIIRLFLVEDLVDSLKLAVFMWLMTYVGAVFNGITLLILAELLVFSVPIVYEKYKTQIDHYVGIARDQTKSIVEKIQAKLPGIAKKKAE from the exons CTGGCGGGTCTTGCAACCACCCTTCCATCCCAGACAGTTTCCCAGAGCAGCCTGCTCTTCTCTCAAAGGAAACTGGTCCAGCAGAAGAGTGGACAGTTGAAGACCAAGAACCCAAGAACCAGAACAAGGTTCCAAGTGGAGAGGACAGGAGTGCACTGGCTCTTGGGCAGTCAAAGGCAGAACACATTTGTACACACTCCTTGTCCCCTGCTGAACTTTCCGGAACCAGTGTAGAAAAAGATTCTCCTGAGTCACCATTTGAAGTCATTATTGACAGAGCAACTTTTGACAGAGAATTTAAAGATTTGTATAAGGAGAGCACAAATGATTTGGGTGGATGGGCAGCTCCTAGTGATAGAGAATCCCCTGCAGACTTGTTGGAAATGAATGACAAAGTGTTTCCCCTGAGAAGTAAAGAGGCAGGGCGTTACCCAGCCTCTGCTCTGCTCAGTAGACAGTTCTCACACACTACAGCAGCACTAGAAGAGGTGTCTAGATGTGTGAATGATATGCACAACTTCACTAATGAAATACTGACTTGGGACTTAGTTCCCCAAGCCAAACATCAGTCTGATAAATCTTCTTGCACCACAAAAAGTACAGGACTAGACAGAAGTGAACATCGCTCAGAGATTCCAgttataaatcttaaaacaaacgcTCATCAGAAAATGCCTGTATGTTCTCTTAATGGGAACACTCCCATTACCAAATCCACAGATGACTGGGCAGAAGCATCTTCCTCTCCAGAAAACATTGTTGGAAAACCTGACAAAGACTACCTCAGTTCCACAAAAGAAGCCAGCGGCAGAGATGTGCCAGGCAGTTCCCATCCGCATCCAGAGCCGCCTGGCTCTGTGCCTGAGAAATGGGTCTCAGGCTCTGAAGCAGCCACAGTGGGAGCAGGTTTACCTGATCTGAGGGATGCCTGGCCTAGCTCTGTTCTGGGGGAAATCGCAGAGGTTGATAGTTCTGGGGAGTCCGATGACACGGTCATAGAGGACATCCCAGCAGATTCCTCATTTGAGACCAACACAGTTCTGCCCCCAAAACCTGACTCCCTTCCAGGTGCTGCTGCAGAAACAAGTGCAAGGGATATCAAAGAGACTCTCAGTGGTGAGGCTGTGAGGAGTGAAGTGTGTGAAAACTCGGGAGAGCCAAGCAGTGCCTCTGAGGTGCATCAGGCCCAGCCAAAAACTACTCTCGGAAGGAGTCGGGAAGGTGAGGAGGGGTGTTCTCAAGTACCTAATGCTCCGAATAAAGTCGCCCCTGAAACAACACCTGCTGTGACTGACAACCCCACAGTTCCTTCAGCAGCACCTCCAAGTGTTCTTAGTGATACAGGATTCCCGCTAACTGTGAAAGCTTCTGTCAACTTGGAGTCTTTGCTTGGAAAATATGTTGAAGATACAGATGGTTCCTCTCCTGAGGACTTGCTGGCTGCCTTCACAGGAGCCAGGGAGAAAGGAATAGTGGATAAAGATCACAGCGGCTTAGAAGTGGTGAAGACAGCAGACTTTAAAAACACTTTGCCTGTGGAACTCTTGCATGAAAGTGAGCTAGATGGTTCTGAAATCAAAGACATTAAAAGCAAATACAGTGAGCACAGCACAGAAACAAGTGGAGGTGAGCTGGGTGTGCATGCTCCTCAAGGTGCCTCCATGGTGTCTCCTGACTTAGAGCAAGAGCAGCTCACCATCAGAGCCATTAAAGAATTAGGGGAAAGGCAGACTGAGCAGGTGCAGACTGAAGGAGCAGCTCCTGGAGGAAAACTCAAGCAAGCCTTTGCTCCACAATCTTGGCCACAGAGGTCATCTAACATCCTAGAACACATAGATGTCAAGACTGGATCTGATCTTGGAATTCCCAGAAAGCCCACTATCATCAAAGACACTAGAGTAGATCCTATTTCCAGCCTTAGCAAGACTGAAACGGTTAACAAGCATGTCCTAGCGAGACTTCTGACTGACTTCTCAG TACGTGATCTGATTTTCTGGCGAGATGTGAAGAAGACTGGCTTTGTCTTTGGTACCACGCTGATCATGCTGCTCTCCCTGGCAGCATTCAGTGTTATCAGTGTGGTCTCTTACCTCATCCTGGCTCTTCTCTCCGTCACCATCAGCTTCAGAGTCTACAAGTCTGTCATTCAAGctgtgcagaagtcagaagaaggccaTCCATTCAA GGCCTACCTGGATGTGGACATTACCCTGTCCTCAGAAGCTTTCCATAACTACATGAATGCTGCAATGGTGCATGTCAACAGAGCCCTCAAACTCATCATTCGTCTCTTTCTGGTAGAAGACCTGGTTGACTCCTTGAAG CTGGCTGTCTTCATGTGGCTGATGACCTATGTTGGTGCTGTTTTTAATGGAATCACCCTTCTGATCCTTG CTGAGCTGCTTGTTTTCAGCGTTCCAATTGTCTATGAGAAGTATAAG aCACAGATTGATCACTACGTTGGGATTGCCCGGGATCAGACCAAGTCAATTGTTGAAAA GATCCAAGCAAAGCTTCCCGGAATCGCCAAAAAAAAGGCAGAATAA
- the Rtn3 gene encoding reticulon-3 isoform X5 → MRRVVPGQHAMGNCCWTPCFRLLCQEGGLMQTGGGSTGSRCLRACPRVRDLIFWRDVKKTGFVFGTTLIMLLSLAAFSVISVVSYLILALLSVTISFRVYKSVIQAVQKSEEGHPFKAYLDVDITLSSEAFHNYMNAAMVHVNRALKLIIRLFLVEDLVDSLKLAVFMWLMTYVGAVFNGITLLILAELLVFSVPIVYEKYKTQIDHYVGIARDQTKSIVEKIQAKLPGIAKKKAE, encoded by the exons ATGCGGCGGGTGGTGCCTGGGCAGCATGCGATGGGAAACTGCTGCTGGACGCCGTGCTTCCGGCTGCTCTGCCAGGAAGGGGGCCTGATGCAGACAGGAGGCGGCAGTACAGGATCCAGGTGTTTGAGAGCATGCCCGAGAG TACGTGATCTGATTTTCTGGCGAGATGTGAAGAAGACTGGCTTTGTCTTTGGTACCACGCTGATCATGCTGCTCTCCCTGGCAGCATTCAGTGTTATCAGTGTGGTCTCTTACCTCATCCTGGCTCTTCTCTCCGTCACCATCAGCTTCAGAGTCTACAAGTCTGTCATTCAAGctgtgcagaagtcagaagaaggccaTCCATTCAA GGCCTACCTGGATGTGGACATTACCCTGTCCTCAGAAGCTTTCCATAACTACATGAATGCTGCAATGGTGCATGTCAACAGAGCCCTCAAACTCATCATTCGTCTCTTTCTGGTAGAAGACCTGGTTGACTCCTTGAAG CTGGCTGTCTTCATGTGGCTGATGACCTATGTTGGTGCTGTTTTTAATGGAATCACCCTTCTGATCCTTG CTGAGCTGCTTGTTTTCAGCGTTCCAATTGTCTATGAGAAGTATAAG aCACAGATTGATCACTACGTTGGGATTGCCCGGGATCAGACCAAGTCAATTGTTGAAAA GATCCAAGCAAAGCTTCCCGGAATCGCCAAAAAAAAGGCAGAATAA
- the Rtn3 gene encoding reticulon-3 isoform X1, which produces MASSFLSFSEICNPDLTILLGEKRETLGSQLILTKEGKDPLVPLGMKKLDASQGTNKDRVDTPVSLTAGGSCNHPSIPDSFPEQPALLSKETGPAEEWTVEDQEPKNQNKVPSGEDRSALALGQSKAEHICTHSLSPAELSGTSVEKDSPESPFEVIIDRATFDREFKDLYKESTNDLGGWAAPSDRESPADLLEMNDKVFPLRSKEAGRYPASALLSRQFSHTTAALEEVSRCVNDMHNFTNEILTWDLVPQAKHQSDKSSCTTKSTGLDRSEHRSEIPVINLKTNAHQKMPVCSLNGNTPITKSTDDWAEASSSPENIVGKPDKDYLSSTKEASGRDVPGSSHPHPEPPGSVPEKWVSGSEAATVGAGLPDLRDAWPSSVLGEIAEVDSSGESDDTVIEDIPADSSFETNTVLPPKPDSLPGAAAETSARDIKETLSGEAVRSEVCENSGEPSSASEVHQAQPKTTLGRSREGEEGCSQVPNAPNKVAPETTPAVTDNPTVPSAAPPSVLSDTGFPLTVKASVNLESLLGKYVEDTDGSSPEDLLAAFTGAREKGIVDKDHSGLEVVKTADFKNTLPVELLHESELDGSEIKDIKSKYSEHSTETSGGELGVHAPQGASMVSPDLEQEQLTIRAIKELGERQTEQVQTEGAAPGGKLKQAFAPQSWPQRSSNILEHIDVKTGSDLGIPRKPTIIKDTRVDPISSLSKTETVNKHVLARLLTDFSVRDLIFWRDVKKTGFVFGTTLIMLLSLAAFSVISVVSYLILALLSVTISFRVYKSVIQAVQKSEEGHPFKAYLDVDITLSSEAFHNYMNAAMVHVNRALKLIIRLFLVEDLVDSLKLAVFMWLMTYVGAVFNGITLLILAELLVFSVPIVYEKYKTQIDHYVGIARDQTKSIVEKIQAKLPGIAKKKAE; this is translated from the exons AtggcttcctcctttctttcattttctgaaatatGTAACCCTGACCTTACAATACTGcttggagaaaaaagagaaacattagGCAGCCAGCTTATTCtaaccaaagaaggaaaagaccCCTTGGTTCCTCTAGGTATGAAAAAGCTGGATGCATCTCAGGGGACCAATAAGGACAGAGTAGACACTCCGGTTTCTCTTACAGCTGGCGGGTCTTGCAACCACCCTTCCATCCCAGACAGTTTCCCAGAGCAGCCTGCTCTTCTCTCAAAGGAAACTGGTCCAGCAGAAGAGTGGACAGTTGAAGACCAAGAACCCAAGAACCAGAACAAGGTTCCAAGTGGAGAGGACAGGAGTGCACTGGCTCTTGGGCAGTCAAAGGCAGAACACATTTGTACACACTCCTTGTCCCCTGCTGAACTTTCCGGAACCAGTGTAGAAAAAGATTCTCCTGAGTCACCATTTGAAGTCATTATTGACAGAGCAACTTTTGACAGAGAATTTAAAGATTTGTATAAGGAGAGCACAAATGATTTGGGTGGATGGGCAGCTCCTAGTGATAGAGAATCCCCTGCAGACTTGTTGGAAATGAATGACAAAGTGTTTCCCCTGAGAAGTAAAGAGGCAGGGCGTTACCCAGCCTCTGCTCTGCTCAGTAGACAGTTCTCACACACTACAGCAGCACTAGAAGAGGTGTCTAGATGTGTGAATGATATGCACAACTTCACTAATGAAATACTGACTTGGGACTTAGTTCCCCAAGCCAAACATCAGTCTGATAAATCTTCTTGCACCACAAAAAGTACAGGACTAGACAGAAGTGAACATCGCTCAGAGATTCCAgttataaatcttaaaacaaacgcTCATCAGAAAATGCCTGTATGTTCTCTTAATGGGAACACTCCCATTACCAAATCCACAGATGACTGGGCAGAAGCATCTTCCTCTCCAGAAAACATTGTTGGAAAACCTGACAAAGACTACCTCAGTTCCACAAAAGAAGCCAGCGGCAGAGATGTGCCAGGCAGTTCCCATCCGCATCCAGAGCCGCCTGGCTCTGTGCCTGAGAAATGGGTCTCAGGCTCTGAAGCAGCCACAGTGGGAGCAGGTTTACCTGATCTGAGGGATGCCTGGCCTAGCTCTGTTCTGGGGGAAATCGCAGAGGTTGATAGTTCTGGGGAGTCCGATGACACGGTCATAGAGGACATCCCAGCAGATTCCTCATTTGAGACCAACACAGTTCTGCCCCCAAAACCTGACTCCCTTCCAGGTGCTGCTGCAGAAACAAGTGCAAGGGATATCAAAGAGACTCTCAGTGGTGAGGCTGTGAGGAGTGAAGTGTGTGAAAACTCGGGAGAGCCAAGCAGTGCCTCTGAGGTGCATCAGGCCCAGCCAAAAACTACTCTCGGAAGGAGTCGGGAAGGTGAGGAGGGGTGTTCTCAAGTACCTAATGCTCCGAATAAAGTCGCCCCTGAAACAACACCTGCTGTGACTGACAACCCCACAGTTCCTTCAGCAGCACCTCCAAGTGTTCTTAGTGATACAGGATTCCCGCTAACTGTGAAAGCTTCTGTCAACTTGGAGTCTTTGCTTGGAAAATATGTTGAAGATACAGATGGTTCCTCTCCTGAGGACTTGCTGGCTGCCTTCACAGGAGCCAGGGAGAAAGGAATAGTGGATAAAGATCACAGCGGCTTAGAAGTGGTGAAGACAGCAGACTTTAAAAACACTTTGCCTGTGGAACTCTTGCATGAAAGTGAGCTAGATGGTTCTGAAATCAAAGACATTAAAAGCAAATACAGTGAGCACAGCACAGAAACAAGTGGAGGTGAGCTGGGTGTGCATGCTCCTCAAGGTGCCTCCATGGTGTCTCCTGACTTAGAGCAAGAGCAGCTCACCATCAGAGCCATTAAAGAATTAGGGGAAAGGCAGACTGAGCAGGTGCAGACTGAAGGAGCAGCTCCTGGAGGAAAACTCAAGCAAGCCTTTGCTCCACAATCTTGGCCACAGAGGTCATCTAACATCCTAGAACACATAGATGTCAAGACTGGATCTGATCTTGGAATTCCCAGAAAGCCCACTATCATCAAAGACACTAGAGTAGATCCTATTTCCAGCCTTAGCAAGACTGAAACGGTTAACAAGCATGTCCTAGCGAGACTTCTGACTGACTTCTCAG TACGTGATCTGATTTTCTGGCGAGATGTGAAGAAGACTGGCTTTGTCTTTGGTACCACGCTGATCATGCTGCTCTCCCTGGCAGCATTCAGTGTTATCAGTGTGGTCTCTTACCTCATCCTGGCTCTTCTCTCCGTCACCATCAGCTTCAGAGTCTACAAGTCTGTCATTCAAGctgtgcagaagtcagaagaaggccaTCCATTCAA GGCCTACCTGGATGTGGACATTACCCTGTCCTCAGAAGCTTTCCATAACTACATGAATGCTGCAATGGTGCATGTCAACAGAGCCCTCAAACTCATCATTCGTCTCTTTCTGGTAGAAGACCTGGTTGACTCCTTGAAG CTGGCTGTCTTCATGTGGCTGATGACCTATGTTGGTGCTGTTTTTAATGGAATCACCCTTCTGATCCTTG CTGAGCTGCTTGTTTTCAGCGTTCCAATTGTCTATGAGAAGTATAAG aCACAGATTGATCACTACGTTGGGATTGCCCGGGATCAGACCAAGTCAATTGTTGAAAA GATCCAAGCAAAGCTTCCCGGAATCGCCAAAAAAAAGGCAGAATAA
- the Rtn3 gene encoding reticulon-3 isoform X6: MEPPPSAEAAEAQEDRRVRDLIFWRDVKKTGFVFGTTLIMLLSLAAFSVISVVSYLILALLSVTISFRVYKSVIQAVQKSEEGHPFKAYLDVDITLSSEAFHNYMNAAMVHVNRALKLIIRLFLVEDLVDSLKLAVFMWLMTYVGAVFNGITLLILAELLVFSVPIVYEKYKTQIDHYVGIARDQTKSIVEKIQAKLPGIAKKKAE, encoded by the exons TACGTGATCTGATTTTCTGGCGAGATGTGAAGAAGACTGGCTTTGTCTTTGGTACCACGCTGATCATGCTGCTCTCCCTGGCAGCATTCAGTGTTATCAGTGTGGTCTCTTACCTCATCCTGGCTCTTCTCTCCGTCACCATCAGCTTCAGAGTCTACAAGTCTGTCATTCAAGctgtgcagaagtcagaagaaggccaTCCATTCAA GGCCTACCTGGATGTGGACATTACCCTGTCCTCAGAAGCTTTCCATAACTACATGAATGCTGCAATGGTGCATGTCAACAGAGCCCTCAAACTCATCATTCGTCTCTTTCTGGTAGAAGACCTGGTTGACTCCTTGAAG CTGGCTGTCTTCATGTGGCTGATGACCTATGTTGGTGCTGTTTTTAATGGAATCACCCTTCTGATCCTTG CTGAGCTGCTTGTTTTCAGCGTTCCAATTGTCTATGAGAAGTATAAG aCACAGATTGATCACTACGTTGGGATTGCCCGGGATCAGACCAAGTCAATTGTTGAAAA GATCCAAGCAAAGCTTCCCGGAATCGCCAAAAAAAAGGCAGAATAA
- the Rtn3 gene encoding reticulon-3 isoform X3, whose product MAESSAATQSPSISSSSSGAEPSALGSGGSPGACPALGAKSCGSSCADSFVSSSSSQPVSIFSTSQAGGSCNHPSIPDSFPEQPALLSKETGPAEEWTVEDQEPKNQNKVPSGEDRSALALGQSKAEHICTHSLSPAELSGTSVEKDSPESPFEVIIDRATFDREFKDLYKESTNDLGGWAAPSDRESPADLLEMNDKVFPLRSKEAGRYPASALLSRQFSHTTAALEEVSRCVNDMHNFTNEILTWDLVPQAKHQSDKSSCTTKSTGLDRSEHRSEIPVINLKTNAHQKMPVCSLNGNTPITKSTDDWAEASSSPENIVGKPDKDYLSSTKEASGRDVPGSSHPHPEPPGSVPEKWVSGSEAATVGAGLPDLRDAWPSSVLGEIAEVDSSGESDDTVIEDIPADSSFETNTVLPPKPDSLPGAAAETSARDIKETLSGEAVRSEVCENSGEPSSASEVHQAQPKTTLGRSREGEEGCSQVPNAPNKVAPETTPAVTDNPTVPSAAPPSVLSDTGFPLTVKASVNLESLLGKYVEDTDGSSPEDLLAAFTGAREKGIVDKDHSGLEVVKTADFKNTLPVELLHESELDGSEIKDIKSKYSEHSTETSGGELGVHAPQGASMVSPDLEQEQLTIRAIKELGERQTEQVQTEGAAPGGKLKQAFAPQSWPQRSSNILEHIDVKTGSDLGIPRKPTIIKDTRVDPISSLSKTETVNKHVLARLLTDFSVRDLIFWRDVKKTGFVFGTTLIMLLSLAAFSVISVVSYLILALLSVTISFRVYKSVIQAVQKSEEGHPFKAYLDVDITLSSEAFHNYMNAAMVHVNRALKLIIRLFLVEDLVDSLKLAVFMWLMTYVGAVFNGITLLILAELLVFSVPIVYEKYKTQIDHYVGIARDQTKSIVEKIQAKLPGIAKKKAE is encoded by the exons attcctttgtttcttcctcttcctctcagccTGTATCTATATTTTCGACCTCACAAG CTGGCGGGTCTTGCAACCACCCTTCCATCCCAGACAGTTTCCCAGAGCAGCCTGCTCTTCTCTCAAAGGAAACTGGTCCAGCAGAAGAGTGGACAGTTGAAGACCAAGAACCCAAGAACCAGAACAAGGTTCCAAGTGGAGAGGACAGGAGTGCACTGGCTCTTGGGCAGTCAAAGGCAGAACACATTTGTACACACTCCTTGTCCCCTGCTGAACTTTCCGGAACCAGTGTAGAAAAAGATTCTCCTGAGTCACCATTTGAAGTCATTATTGACAGAGCAACTTTTGACAGAGAATTTAAAGATTTGTATAAGGAGAGCACAAATGATTTGGGTGGATGGGCAGCTCCTAGTGATAGAGAATCCCCTGCAGACTTGTTGGAAATGAATGACAAAGTGTTTCCCCTGAGAAGTAAAGAGGCAGGGCGTTACCCAGCCTCTGCTCTGCTCAGTAGACAGTTCTCACACACTACAGCAGCACTAGAAGAGGTGTCTAGATGTGTGAATGATATGCACAACTTCACTAATGAAATACTGACTTGGGACTTAGTTCCCCAAGCCAAACATCAGTCTGATAAATCTTCTTGCACCACAAAAAGTACAGGACTAGACAGAAGTGAACATCGCTCAGAGATTCCAgttataaatcttaaaacaaacgcTCATCAGAAAATGCCTGTATGTTCTCTTAATGGGAACACTCCCATTACCAAATCCACAGATGACTGGGCAGAAGCATCTTCCTCTCCAGAAAACATTGTTGGAAAACCTGACAAAGACTACCTCAGTTCCACAAAAGAAGCCAGCGGCAGAGATGTGCCAGGCAGTTCCCATCCGCATCCAGAGCCGCCTGGCTCTGTGCCTGAGAAATGGGTCTCAGGCTCTGAAGCAGCCACAGTGGGAGCAGGTTTACCTGATCTGAGGGATGCCTGGCCTAGCTCTGTTCTGGGGGAAATCGCAGAGGTTGATAGTTCTGGGGAGTCCGATGACACGGTCATAGAGGACATCCCAGCAGATTCCTCATTTGAGACCAACACAGTTCTGCCCCCAAAACCTGACTCCCTTCCAGGTGCTGCTGCAGAAACAAGTGCAAGGGATATCAAAGAGACTCTCAGTGGTGAGGCTGTGAGGAGTGAAGTGTGTGAAAACTCGGGAGAGCCAAGCAGTGCCTCTGAGGTGCATCAGGCCCAGCCAAAAACTACTCTCGGAAGGAGTCGGGAAGGTGAGGAGGGGTGTTCTCAAGTACCTAATGCTCCGAATAAAGTCGCCCCTGAAACAACACCTGCTGTGACTGACAACCCCACAGTTCCTTCAGCAGCACCTCCAAGTGTTCTTAGTGATACAGGATTCCCGCTAACTGTGAAAGCTTCTGTCAACTTGGAGTCTTTGCTTGGAAAATATGTTGAAGATACAGATGGTTCCTCTCCTGAGGACTTGCTGGCTGCCTTCACAGGAGCCAGGGAGAAAGGAATAGTGGATAAAGATCACAGCGGCTTAGAAGTGGTGAAGACAGCAGACTTTAAAAACACTTTGCCTGTGGAACTCTTGCATGAAAGTGAGCTAGATGGTTCTGAAATCAAAGACATTAAAAGCAAATACAGTGAGCACAGCACAGAAACAAGTGGAGGTGAGCTGGGTGTGCATGCTCCTCAAGGTGCCTCCATGGTGTCTCCTGACTTAGAGCAAGAGCAGCTCACCATCAGAGCCATTAAAGAATTAGGGGAAAGGCAGACTGAGCAGGTGCAGACTGAAGGAGCAGCTCCTGGAGGAAAACTCAAGCAAGCCTTTGCTCCACAATCTTGGCCACAGAGGTCATCTAACATCCTAGAACACATAGATGTCAAGACTGGATCTGATCTTGGAATTCCCAGAAAGCCCACTATCATCAAAGACACTAGAGTAGATCCTATTTCCAGCCTTAGCAAGACTGAAACGGTTAACAAGCATGTCCTAGCGAGACTTCTGACTGACTTCTCAG TACGTGATCTGATTTTCTGGCGAGATGTGAAGAAGACTGGCTTTGTCTTTGGTACCACGCTGATCATGCTGCTCTCCCTGGCAGCATTCAGTGTTATCAGTGTGGTCTCTTACCTCATCCTGGCTCTTCTCTCCGTCACCATCAGCTTCAGAGTCTACAAGTCTGTCATTCAAGctgtgcagaagtcagaagaaggccaTCCATTCAA GGCCTACCTGGATGTGGACATTACCCTGTCCTCAGAAGCTTTCCATAACTACATGAATGCTGCAATGGTGCATGTCAACAGAGCCCTCAAACTCATCATTCGTCTCTTTCTGGTAGAAGACCTGGTTGACTCCTTGAAG CTGGCTGTCTTCATGTGGCTGATGACCTATGTTGGTGCTGTTTTTAATGGAATCACCCTTCTGATCCTTG CTGAGCTGCTTGTTTTCAGCGTTCCAATTGTCTATGAGAAGTATAAG aCACAGATTGATCACTACGTTGGGATTGCCCGGGATCAGACCAAGTCAATTGTTGAAAA GATCCAAGCAAAGCTTCCCGGAATCGCCAAAAAAAAGGCAGAATAA